The sequence below is a genomic window from Sphingobium sp. EP60837.
GTCGCGGTCAGTTTCAACCGCGGCACGATGCTGCTCGACAGGCTCAGATCCCAGCCCAGACCGTCATAACTACCCACCGCAGCGGAATCGCTATCGACGTTCAGCCATCGGACCTCGGCATCGATCTGCGTGATCGGTGACACTGCGCGCTTGAACCGCACGCCATAGCTGTTGGTCCGGTTCTCGATGCCCAGCTTGCCCCGGTCGCTATTCACCCGCTCGTAAAAGGCGGTGACCGTCCCCAGACTGGGCATATTATAGCCAACACCTGCCAAATAGGTGTCGCTGGTCTGGTCGGCATAGTCGAACGCGTCATCATTGCGCGTCAGGTCGCGGCGGTAGCTGGCCACCGGGAACAATCCCGGCCGCTCGCATCCCAATTCCGCGCCGAACGCCGTGAAGCGCTGGAGATTTTCGGTTTGCTGGTTGAGGTCGCCATAGTCGGCGCGCTGCTGGCGATAGGATGCCATTGGCGTGATTGAGCATGTCGCGCCAAAGCGGATGACTGCCTTCGCTTCCGTATCCAGCCGCAATTTGCTCCGCTGCCCTTCGGAGATAAAGCGGTCATAGCCGATCTGTCCTCGAAACAGCAGGTCATGCCGGCCGATCGGCTTGCCATAGGTGAGTTCCACCCAAGGCGTGACGATAAGATCCTTTGTCGGATCCTCGATCCGATCATCGACGCGATAGACATTGTCATCATACAGCAGGTCGAGCCCTGCCGTGGCTTGCAGCCCCATCGTTTTGATGCGGGCTTCATCACTGACTGATGAACTTTGTGCGTTAGCGGTTTGCGCATTTGCAGATGTGAAAGCAGCAGCCGTGACGGCGCAG
It includes:
- a CDS encoding porin, which encodes MGLQATAGLDLLYDDNVYRVDDRIEDPTKDLIVTPWVELTYGKPIGRHDLLFRGQIGYDRFISEGQRSKLRLDTEAKAVIRFGATCSITPMASYRQQRADYGDLNQQTENLQRFTAFGAELGCERPGLFPVASYRRDLTRNDDAFDYADQTSDTYLAGVGYNMPSLGTVTAFYERVNSDRGKLGIENRTNSYGVRFKRAVSPITQIDAEVRWLNVDSDSAAVGSYDGLGWDLSLSSSIVPRLKLTATTERSIVNDSLIASGFAIRTRYRLQGEFAISELTSVGLYGEWERRKFRQDAALRPFSITADRNQRFGALLKRKLTDRADITLDAQHYKRRTDTDVAEFSGTQVTLGAAFRF